The following are encoded in a window of Megachile rotundata isolate GNS110a chromosome 2, iyMegRotu1, whole genome shotgun sequence genomic DNA:
- the LOC100875101 gene encoding 15-hydroxyprostaglandin dehydrogenase [NAD(+)] isoform X1, protein MENNNNRSRRSSASEKAKEIEAINGLVSGKNVLITGGASGLGYAFMNHFLKHGANKVAILDIDADAGRKVEITVEKSYGEKKVHFIHADVSNYQQLSEAFEEAIKLMNDIDVVINNAGILDERRWEKEIAVNIGGMVSTALLAMKYLNRNELGHGGTLVNVSQHIDIRCTAQLPVYTATKHAIIGLSQSLAESYQYEKTGIRVITLCPGLTETALTVDSPNKLLSRVMKADFVKNLEQLSIQTPYVVAQGLMSILRIGESGSIWVIENGRSPYEVYVPNPRTLRRTYKNNFTLVETKVTTRGRPIREVCDNTRTGLMSCA, encoded by the exons ATGG AAAATAATAACAACAGAAGCAGACGTTCTTCCGCGTCTGAGAAAGCAAAAGAAATAGAGGCGATAAATGGACTGGTTTCAGGAAAGAACGTCCTCATCACCGGTGGAGCCTCAGGATTGGGATATGCTTTCATGAACCACTTCCTGAAACATGGCGCCAAC AAAGTAGCTATACTGGACATCGACGCGGACGCTGGGAGAAAGGTGGAAATAACTGTCGAAAAGTCCTATGGGGAGAAGAAGGTTCACTTTATACACGCTGATGTGTCTAATTACCAACAGCTAAGTG AGGCCTTCGAAGaagcaataaaattaatgaacgacATCGATGTGGTTATCAATAACGCTGGTATCTTGGACGAACGAAGATGGGAGAAGGAAATCGCGGTGAACATT GGAGGCATGGTTTCTACCGCATTACTCGCCATGAAATACTTAAACAGAAACGAACTTGGACACGGTGGAACGTTGGTGAACGTTAGCCAGCATATTGACATCAGATGCACAGCTCAACTTCCGGTTTACACGGCTACCAAGCACGCCATCATCGGTCTTTCGCAGTCTCTCGCG GAATCTTATCAATACGAGAAGACCGGTATCCGAGTGATAACGTTATGCCCAGGGCTAACGGAGACCGCCCTAACAGTGGACAGTCCAAACAAGTTGCTCTCCCGAGTAATGAAGGCAGACTTCGTGAAAAACCTCGAACAGTTATCCATACAAAC ACCGTACGTAGTGGCTCAAGGTTTGATGTCGATACTGAGGATCGGTGAATCCGGTAGCATATGGGTGATCGAGAACGGGCGAAGTCCGTACGAAGTTTACGTACCGAATCCTCGTACTTTGCGCCGCACTTACAAGAACAATTTCACGCTGGTTGAGACCAAAGTGACGACGAGAGGTCGTCCGATAAGAGAGGTCTGTGACAACACGCGGACAGGTCTGATGAGTTGCGCCTGA
- the LOC100875101 gene encoding 15-hydroxyprostaglandin dehydrogenase [NAD(+)] isoform X2 — protein sequence MGKNVLITGGASGLGYAFMNHFLKHGANKVAILDIDADAGRKVEITVEKSYGEKKVHFIHADVSNYQQLSEAFEEAIKLMNDIDVVINNAGILDERRWEKEIAVNIGGMVSTALLAMKYLNRNELGHGGTLVNVSQHIDIRCTAQLPVYTATKHAIIGLSQSLAESYQYEKTGIRVITLCPGLTETALTVDSPNKLLSRVMKADFVKNLEQLSIQTPYVVAQGLMSILRIGESGSIWVIENGRSPYEVYVPNPRTLRRTYKNNFTLVETKVTTRGRPIREVCDNTRTGLMSCA from the exons ATGG GAAAGAACGTCCTCATCACCGGTGGAGCCTCAGGATTGGGATATGCTTTCATGAACCACTTCCTGAAACATGGCGCCAAC AAAGTAGCTATACTGGACATCGACGCGGACGCTGGGAGAAAGGTGGAAATAACTGTCGAAAAGTCCTATGGGGAGAAGAAGGTTCACTTTATACACGCTGATGTGTCTAATTACCAACAGCTAAGTG AGGCCTTCGAAGaagcaataaaattaatgaacgacATCGATGTGGTTATCAATAACGCTGGTATCTTGGACGAACGAAGATGGGAGAAGGAAATCGCGGTGAACATT GGAGGCATGGTTTCTACCGCATTACTCGCCATGAAATACTTAAACAGAAACGAACTTGGACACGGTGGAACGTTGGTGAACGTTAGCCAGCATATTGACATCAGATGCACAGCTCAACTTCCGGTTTACACGGCTACCAAGCACGCCATCATCGGTCTTTCGCAGTCTCTCGCG GAATCTTATCAATACGAGAAGACCGGTATCCGAGTGATAACGTTATGCCCAGGGCTAACGGAGACCGCCCTAACAGTGGACAGTCCAAACAAGTTGCTCTCCCGAGTAATGAAGGCAGACTTCGTGAAAAACCTCGAACAGTTATCCATACAAAC ACCGTACGTAGTGGCTCAAGGTTTGATGTCGATACTGAGGATCGGTGAATCCGGTAGCATATGGGTGATCGAGAACGGGCGAAGTCCGTACGAAGTTTACGTACCGAATCCTCGTACTTTGCGCCGCACTTACAAGAACAATTTCACGCTGGTTGAGACCAAAGTGACGACGAGAGGTCGTCCGATAAGAGAGGTCTGTGACAACACGCGGACAGGTCTGATGAGTTGCGCCTGA
- the LOC143266665 gene encoding 15-hydroxyprostaglandin dehydrogenase [NAD(+)]-like, with translation MQIKDKRALVTGAASGLGLTICRELLRNGAAIIAMIDIQESSGKEAMEALNAEFGKQRAVFFQCDVANNSEFDDTFKKVITMLGGLEILVNNASVIDEGNFAKVIDVNVTAVIRGTLLGIQQMQKDSGGKGGVIVNISSVAGLHFLSQLPVYSASKHAVVSFSRSFAQPYHYQRTGVRIIVMCPDLSQPLNAENLSSTLPQDEIIQRYYRRVDSIAHGLIYVIRCAQNGSVWISEDGKPVYEIQLPDSLPQKPDDPLLKTDENEIKIK, from the exons ATGCAGATTAAGGATAAAAGAGCACTTGTGACAGGTGCTGCCAGTGGTTTGGGTCTTACCATCTGCAGAGAGCTGCTTCGAAATGGCGCCGCT ATTATCGCTATGATAGATATCCAGGAATCCTCTGGTAAAGAAGCGATGGAGGCGTTGAATGCAGAATTCGGGAAACAACGTGCTGTCTTTTTTCAATGTGATGTCGCTAACAATTCTGAATTCGATG ATACGTTCAAGAAAGTGATCACCATGCTCGGTGGTTTGGAGATTCTTGTCAACAACGCTAGCGTGATTGATGAGGGTAATTTCGCGAAAGTCATCGACGTAAACGTG ACCGCAGTGATACGAGGAACGCTTCTGGGAATACAACAAATGCAAAAAGATTCTGGTGGCAAAGGGGGTGTTATCGTTAACATTTCGTCTGTGGCTGGTCTGCATTTCTTATCACAGCTTCCAGTATATTCTGCATCAAAACATGCCGTGGTTAGCTTTAGCCGTTCATTTGCG CAACCTTACCATTACCAAAGGACAGGTGTAAGAATAATAGTGATGTGCCCCGACCTCTCGCAACCCTTAAACGCAGAGAATTTATCAAGCACCCTCCCCCAGGATGAAATCATACAAAGATACTACAGAAG AGTGGATAGCATCGCACACGGATTGATTTACGTGATCAGGTGCGCACAAAATGGAAGCGTTTGGATTAGCGAGGACGGGAAACCGGTTTACGAAATCCAATTGCCCGACAGTCTGCCTCAGAAACCCGATGATCCTTTGTTGAAAACTGACGAGAACGAGATTAAGATAAAGTAA
- the LOC100878546 gene encoding 15-hydroxyprostaglandin dehydrogenase [NAD(+)]-like, with protein sequence MDNVKNKTALITGGASGIGYDVATKLLQGGAKVVAVLDLSTSPGPTSVANLEKQFGKGSALFFPCDVSNTKQFEETFKKVWNQLNGVDIMINNAGILNDKEWQRTVNVNVTGLIQGSLLAMEYMGKHKGGKGGTILNYASIVALEIYSPFPVYCASKHDVMAFSRSLQGLYHNTGVRVLVICPGITDTPLVSNLQNKLFDFVTAEDLQNRIKNLPTQPVENVARAIVTLIQKGENGSIWISEGNQPPRGVVFPPVQYVDLNL encoded by the exons ATGGACAACGTCAAGAACAAGACTGCTTTGATAACCGGAGGAGCATCAGGAATCGGTTACGACGTCGCAACGAAATTGTTGCAAGGTGGAGCTAAA GTAGTTGCTGTGCTCGATCTCAGCACTTCTCCGGGACCAACTTCGGTAGCTAACTTGGAGAAGCAGTTCGGAAAAGGCAGTGCACTCTTCTTCCCTTGCGATGTCTCCAACACCAAACAATTTGAAG AGACGTTCAAAAAAGTTTGGAACCAATTAAATGGAGTGGATATCATGATTAACAATGCTGGGATATTGAATGACAAGGAGTGGCAGCGAACCGTGAACGTGAATGTc actGGTCTGATCCAAGGATCGTTGCTCGCCATGGAATACATGGGCAAACACAAAGGTGGCAAGGGCGGCACCATATTGAATTATGCATCGATCGTTGCTTTGGAAATCTATTCTCCATTCCCGGTATATTGCGCCAGCAAACATGACGTGATGGCTTTCAGTCGCAGTCTACAA GGACTCTACCATAACACCGGAGTACGAGTACTCGTAATATGTCCTGGAATCACTGATACTCCTTTGGTCAGCAACCTTCAGAACAAACTGTTCGACTTCGTGACAGCTGAGGATCTTCAGAATCGCATCAAAAACCTTCCTACACAACc GGTAGAAAACGTAGCACGTGCAATAGTAACTCTCATCCAAAAAGGTGAGAATGGTTCAATCTGGATCAGCGAGGGCAATCAACCACCTCGTGGCGTCGTGTTCCCTCCTGTTCAATATGTCGACCTTAATTTGTAA
- the LOC100874877 gene encoding 15-hydroxyprostaglandin dehydrogenase [NAD(+)]-like codes for MSIEDKVALVTGGANGIGFCTARKLLKNGAKAVALLDLADSGGESAAADLNNEFGKDRAIFVVCDVAKSEQLKESFKKVIDTYERLDIVINIAGIMDDADWEIMVDVNYKGIVHGTILGLHTMGKYKGGNGGTIVNMSSVAGLEGIPIAPIYGGTQYAIVGFTQSLKHYYEKTGIRMLTICPGLTTTAMAARFMSTKEHAMDLLDEETAANAMTTMQKQPPEHVASAIIQLIENGKNGAIFVIENNQPAYAIEVPSYSTLKVPIETSSN; via the exons ATGAGCATCGAAGACAAAGTTGCTTTAGTCACCGGAGGAGCGAACGGCATTGGATTCTGCACTGCTAGGAAGCTTCTCAAAAATGGAGCTaag GCCGTAGCTCTGTTAGATTTAGCAGACTCCGGTGGCGAAAGCGCAGCTGCAGACTTGAACAACGAATTCGGGAAAGACCGTGCAATATTCGTAGTTTGTGATGTGGCAAAGAGCGAACAATTGAAAG AATCGTTCAAGAAAGTTATCGACACTTACGAGCGCCTAGATATTGTCATAAACATTGCTGGAATTATGGATGACGCTGACTGGGAGATCATGGTCGACGTTAATTAC AAAGGCATCGTTCACGGCACAATTCTGGGACTGCATACTATGGGGAAATATAAGGGCGGTAATGGCGGAACCATAGTGAATATGTCTTCCGTCGCTGGCCTCGAGGGCATACCTATAGCGCCAATTTATGGTGGCACCCAATACGCGATTGTTGGATTCACTCAGTCGTTGAAG CATTATTACGAGAAAACCGGCATTCGCATGTTGACGATATGTCCTGGGCTCACCACAACAGCAATGGCCGCCAGATTCATGTCAACGAAAGAGCACGCCATGGATCTTCTCGACGAAGAAACTGCGGCTAACGCAATGACTACTATGCAGAAACAACC ACCAGAACACGTAGCAAGTGCCATCATTCAGTTAATCGAGAACGGAAAGAACGGTGCGATTTTCGTGATCGAGAACAACCAACCCGCCTACGCCATTGAAGTTCCTAGTTACAGCACTCTAAAAGTGCCTATAGAAACGTCATCTAACTAG
- the LOC100874764 gene encoding alcohol dehydrogenase 1 codes for MLSRRVTSLLIDIVSKNSRNPWTIKRCRFHVNNMARRKKKNKMEEGMKIIRPPNCDDLPKPILEPCCKNILIIGGSEGFGFAAADHLLCKGACNVVIADDDCEEGLMTAEKLCNSYGKGRAQFIHCDIRSHCQFEAGLRQAFNKLKKVDVVFNNLDKKRLPLKCGHDKKKNENYTARTIRMAMKLLGKNHGGSGGTIISCASIFGFLGWPQDPFPIYCRKEPVIEVTMDFADENRVEDTGVRLIAVCPTDKLFAELGLPDIPESIPNKKTCKLPQCIPTEKHQIGPALTYILAWAENGSTWVVESAISVHKIPRLIHFPKKEGEKVDPKVYEAQNCPVRVRSPCVDTSMACKLTEAQSCNIEKKSKKK; via the exons ATGCTGTCACGACGCGTAACCTCGCTCCTTATCGACATTGTTAGCAAAAATTCAAG AAATCCGTGGACAATTAAACGCTGTCGATTCCATGTGAACAACATGGCGCGGCGgaagaagaaaaacaaaatgGAGGAGGGGATGAAGATCATTAGACCTCCGAATTG tgaTGATCTGCCAAAACCCATTCTCGAACCATgttgcaaaaatatattaataataggaGGTTCCGAAGGTTTCGGTTTTGCAGCCGCCGATCATCTTCTGTGCAAAGGAGCCTGT AATGTTGTGATAGCGGATGACGATTGCGAGGAAGGTCTAATGACAGCAGAAAAATTGTGTAATTCTTATGGTAAAGGTCGCGCCCAGTTCATCCACTGCGATATAAGAAGCCACTGTCAATTCGAAG CTGGTTTGAGACAAGCGTTCAATAAGTTAAAAAAGGTCGATGTTGTCTTTAATAATCTGGACAAGAAAAGGCTTCCCTTGAAATGCGGCCATGATAAGAAGAAGAATGAG AATTACACAGCCAGAACGATTCGCATGGCGATGAAGCTTCTAGGGAAAAATCACGGTGGTTCTGGTGGAACAATAATAAGTTGTGCAAGTATTTTTGGATTCCTCGGCTGGCCACAAGACCCGTTCCCCATTTATTGCAGGAAAGAACCAGTCATAGAAGTGACCATGGATTTCGCG GACGAGAATAGAGTGGAAGACACTGGAGTTCGTTTAATAGCTGTTTGCCCCACAGACAAATTATTCGCCGAGTTAGGGTTACCAGACATTCCTGAAAGTATACCAAATAAAAAGACGTGCAAACTACCTCAGTGTATACCAACTGA GAAACATCAAATAGGACCAGCTTTAACATACATACTAGCTTGGGCAGAAAATGGAAGTACATGGGTAGTGGAATCAGCGATTAGCGTccacaaaatccctagattaatTCACTTCCCCAAGAAGGAGGGCGAGAAAGTCGATCCAAAAGTTTACGAAGCACAA AACTGTCCTGTGAGGGTGAGATCCCCTTGCGTCGATACTTCAATGGCTTGTAAATTAACGGAAGCTCAAAGTTGTAATATAGAAAAGAAATCGAAGAAGAAATGA